Proteins found in one Fibrobacter succinogenes genomic segment:
- the nusG gene encoding transcription termination/antitermination protein NusG, protein MSMQWYAVHTFTGQENNIKKRLEQMIEREGVQDKFGRILVPIREVVSNVRGKRRVSVQNLFPAYIIIEMELDELTQHLVSTINGVTHFGGMTRASRVPIPLRQSEVDRLLGVDPENSIEGEIQIPYTIGENVCIKEGPFKGFVGVVDEIMENKIKVMVSVFGRSTPVELAFNQVESADA, encoded by the coding sequence ATGTCCATGCAGTGGTATGCAGTACACACCTTTACCGGTCAAGAAAACAATATCAAGAAACGCCTTGAGCAAATGATTGAGCGCGAAGGCGTTCAAGATAAATTTGGACGTATACTCGTACCTATCCGCGAAGTTGTTTCCAACGTTCGCGGTAAGCGTCGTGTTAGCGTCCAAAATTTGTTTCCTGCATATATTATTATTGAAATGGAGCTGGACGAGCTCACCCAGCACCTGGTGTCTACCATCAATGGTGTCACCCATTTTGGCGGAATGACTCGCGCTTCTCGAGTACCTATTCCGCTTCGTCAGAGCGAGGTCGATCGCCTCTTGGGAGTTGATCCTGAAAACTCCATCGAAGGCGAGATCCAAATTCCGTACACAATTGGCGAAAATGTCTGCATCAAGGAAGGTCCGTTCAAGGGCTTTGTGGGCGTGGTAGACGAAATTATGGAAAACAAGATTAAGGTCATGGTTTCCGTTTTTGGTCGTTCTACTCCTGTCGAACTCGCTTTTAACCAAGTCGAATCCGCTGACGCATAA